From a region of the Streptomyces sp. NBC_01454 genome:
- a CDS encoding S1 family peptidase, translating into MKHRRIPNRRAVIAGAGALALAATATVALANANASPAPPATPALAKLTSAAATALASHLKTDTAGAFYDAKAKKLVVNVVNQAQARAARAKGAEARFVKHTFAQLDSARQTLKSKATIPGTSWGIDPQSNKVVVTADRTVKGAKLDRLAKVAQGLGDKVELRHSKGEFKPFIGGGDAIWGSGARCSLGFNVVKDGKPYFLTAGHCGNEIKSWSDQQGGSAIATTEASTFPGHDFSLAKYTGDTPHPSEVDLYNGSTQKITKAAEATVGEKVQRSGSTTQVHDGTVKALNASVNYQEGTVDGLIQTDVCAEPGDSGGALFDGDAAIGLTSGGSGDCTKGGETFFQPVPEALKAYGAEIG; encoded by the coding sequence TTGAAGCACCGTCGCATACCCAACCGACGCGCCGTGATCGCGGGTGCGGGAGCACTCGCACTCGCCGCCACCGCCACCGTGGCCCTGGCCAATGCCAACGCGTCCCCGGCGCCGCCTGCCACCCCCGCCCTCGCCAAGCTGACCTCCGCCGCGGCGACCGCCCTCGCCTCCCACCTCAAGACGGACACCGCGGGTGCGTTCTACGACGCCAAGGCCAAGAAGCTGGTGGTCAATGTCGTGAACCAGGCGCAGGCCAGGGCCGCGCGGGCGAAGGGGGCGGAAGCCAGATTCGTCAAGCACACCTTCGCCCAGCTCGACTCGGCCCGGCAGACCCTGAAGTCGAAGGCGACCATCCCCGGTACGTCCTGGGGGATCGACCCGCAGAGCAACAAGGTCGTGGTGACCGCCGACCGCACGGTCAAGGGCGCCAAGCTGGACCGCCTGGCCAAGGTCGCGCAGGGCCTCGGTGACAAGGTCGAGCTCCGGCACAGCAAGGGGGAGTTCAAACCCTTCATCGGCGGCGGCGACGCGATCTGGGGGAGCGGTGCCCGCTGCTCGCTCGGCTTCAACGTGGTCAAGGACGGCAAGCCGTACTTCCTGACGGCCGGCCACTGCGGCAACGAGATCAAGAGCTGGTCCGACCAGCAGGGCGGCTCGGCGATCGCGACCACCGAGGCCTCGACGTTCCCGGGCCACGACTTCTCCCTCGCCAAGTACACCGGCGACACCCCGCACCCCAGCGAGGTCGACCTCTACAACGGCAGCACGCAGAAGATCACCAAGGCCGCGGAGGCCACCGTCGGTGAGAAGGTGCAGCGCAGCGGCAGCACCACCCAGGTGCACGACGGCACCGTCAAGGCACTGAACGCCAGCGTCAACTACCAGGAGGGCACGGTCGACGGTCTGATCCAGACCGATGTCTGCGCCGAGCCCGGCGACAGCGGTGGCGCGCTCTTCGACGGGGACGCCGCGATCGGCCTCACCTCCGGCGGCAGCGGCGACTGCACCAAGGGCGGCGAGACCTTCTTCCAGCCGGTGCCGGAGGCCCTGAAGGCCTACGGCGCCGAGATCGGCTGA
- a CDS encoding subtilase-type protease inhibitor: MRYITGAVALGAALVLGTLATTAQAVAAPAQPARTGGLYAPSELVLTVGQGDSRATATVQRAVTLTCMPKSGGSHPNAIAACDQLRTVAGDFSAVTAAPSQRLCTKEWAPVVVTADGVWQGKRVSYSYTFANPCTMTDGRGSVFDF; encoded by the coding sequence ATGCGGTACATCACTGGGGCGGTCGCGCTCGGCGCGGCACTGGTTCTGGGCACCCTGGCCACCACGGCGCAGGCCGTGGCCGCCCCGGCGCAGCCCGCGCGGACCGGTGGCCTGTATGCCCCGAGTGAACTGGTGCTGACGGTGGGCCAGGGCGACAGCCGTGCGACCGCCACGGTGCAGCGTGCGGTGACGCTCACCTGCATGCCGAAGTCCGGCGGCAGCCACCCGAACGCGATAGCCGCCTGCGACCAACTGCGCACGGTGGCCGGCGACTTCAGCGCGGTGACCGCCGCACCGTCACAGCGACTGTGTACCAAGGAGTGGGCTCCCGTCGTGGTCACCGCGGACGGCGTCTGGCAGGGCAAGCGGGTGTCGTACAGCTACACCTTCGCCAACCCCTGCACGATGACCGACGGCCGCGGTTCGGTGTTCGACTTCTGA
- a CDS encoding TetR/AcrR family transcriptional regulator: MPPAPGPAPLPRPSLTARRKAETQLEIARTAATLFAERGTAVTADEIARASGVALRTFYRYFRTKEEAVVPLLAAGVREWVDDLAASPAGPDAPPVCEALERAARRALTPADAPAAEALRRTRGLLRAMPGDPALRAVWHRVHHDAEEALMPVLERLTGAGPLEVRLAAAAANTAMRVAVEQWAAGDEPPDGPRGPAELVARSMRALTAGMPELTGARGPAGSRGRAGAEKSGRTARGRRGDGPAGTEKPGR, encoded by the coding sequence ATGCCACCGGCGCCCGGACCCGCCCCGCTCCCCCGCCCCTCGCTCACCGCGCGGCGCAAGGCCGAGACCCAGCTGGAGATCGCCCGGACCGCGGCCACCCTGTTCGCGGAGCGCGGCACCGCCGTCACCGCCGACGAGATCGCGCGCGCGTCGGGGGTCGCGCTGCGCACCTTCTACCGCTACTTCCGCACCAAGGAGGAGGCGGTGGTGCCGCTGCTCGCCGCCGGGGTGCGGGAGTGGGTCGACGATCTGGCGGCGTCACCGGCCGGTCCGGACGCGCCGCCCGTGTGCGAGGCGCTGGAGCGGGCGGCCCGCCGGGCGCTGACCCCCGCGGACGCGCCGGCCGCCGAGGCGCTGCGCCGGACCCGCGGGCTGCTGCGGGCGATGCCGGGCGACCCGGCGCTGCGCGCGGTCTGGCACCGGGTGCACCACGACGCCGAGGAGGCGCTGATGCCGGTCCTGGAGCGGCTGACCGGCGCCGGCCCGCTGGAGGTACGGCTGGCCGCGGCGGCCGCGAACACCGCGATGCGGGTCGCCGTCGAGCAGTGGGCGGCGGGCGACGAGCCGCCGGACGGCCCCCGGGGGCCGGCGGAGCTGGTGGCGCGGAGCATGCGGGCACTGACGGCGGGGATGCCGGAGCTGACCGGGGCGCGCGGACCGGCAGGGAGTCGCGGACGGGCGGGGGCGGAGAAGTCCGGCCGCACGGCGCGGGGACGGCGTGGCGACGGGCCGGCAGGCACGGAGAAACCGGGCCGGTAG
- a CDS encoding SDR family NAD(P)-dependent oxidoreductase: MDRFDGRRVLITGAGSGIGQATVHRLLAEGARVVAADIDAEGLRSTAARAAGDGTAGRLETAVLDIADEAAVRSGVAAAVAGLGGLDVLVNAAGILRSAHTHETGLDLFNKIISINLTGTFLMIREALPALLEGRSPVVVNFSSTSAAFAHPYMAAYAASKGGVQSMTHAIAGEYGKQGLRAVCVAPGSIASGMTHGRGPGLPDDADMSLFTKLTPALGEGFAAPETVAGVVAMLASQDGAFITGTEIRIDGGTHM, encoded by the coding sequence ATGGATCGCTTTGACGGACGCCGCGTTCTGATCACCGGAGCCGGCTCGGGCATCGGGCAGGCCACCGTCCACCGGCTCCTCGCCGAGGGGGCCCGGGTGGTCGCCGCGGACATCGACGCGGAGGGGCTGCGGAGCACCGCCGCCCGCGCCGCCGGGGACGGGACGGCCGGCCGGCTGGAGACGGCGGTGCTGGACATAGCCGACGAGGCGGCGGTCCGCTCCGGCGTCGCCGCCGCGGTGGCCGGCCTCGGAGGTCTGGACGTCCTGGTCAACGCGGCCGGCATCCTGCGTTCCGCGCACACCCACGAGACCGGCCTGGACCTCTTCAACAAGATCATCTCGATCAATCTGACCGGTACGTTCCTGATGATCCGCGAAGCGCTGCCCGCCCTCCTGGAGGGCCGATCGCCGGTCGTGGTCAACTTCAGCTCCACGTCCGCCGCGTTCGCGCACCCGTACATGGCGGCCTACGCGGCGAGCAAGGGCGGCGTCCAGTCCATGACGCACGCCATCGCCGGCGAGTACGGCAAGCAGGGGCTGCGCGCGGTGTGCGTGGCGCCGGGCTCGATCGCCAGCGGGATGACCCACGGACGCGGCCCGGGGCTGCCCGACGACGCCGATATGTCCCTCTTCACCAAGCTCACCCCGGCCCTCGGTGAGGGCTTCGCGGCCCCGGAAACGGTCGCGGGCGTGGTCGCGATGCTCGCTTCGCAGGACGGTGCGTTCATCACCGGCACGGAGATCCGGATCGACGGCGGCACACACATGTGA